One window of Azospirillum sp. TSA2s genomic DNA carries:
- a CDS encoding EamA family transporter: MRASHILLAVAVAAVWGFNFVAIKVGLRDFPPLLFSCLRFALAALPVVVLGWGKGPPVAWRYVIGIGVMLGVVKFPLLFLGIDVGMPAGLASLVLQAQAFFTAIFAAFVLGDRPGPRQIGGMVVAFAGVGLIALEMPAGDSLLGLGLTLAAAAAWGVSNIVMKQAKAPDLFSLMVWVSLIPPLPLLAMSLALEGPDRIVHAFTTLTPVGVGSLVYIAAAATLFGFAAWGFLMRHYPASLVAPFSLLVPIFGMSSSALLLGETFTAAKLAGGLLVFAGLALSVLKLPSPVRARA, encoded by the coding sequence ATGCGTGCTTCCCACATCCTGCTCGCCGTGGCGGTCGCCGCCGTCTGGGGCTTCAACTTCGTCGCGATCAAGGTCGGATTGCGCGATTTCCCGCCGCTGCTCTTCTCCTGCCTGCGCTTCGCGCTGGCGGCGCTGCCGGTGGTGGTGCTGGGCTGGGGCAAGGGGCCGCCGGTGGCGTGGCGCTATGTGATCGGCATCGGCGTGATGCTGGGGGTGGTGAAGTTCCCGCTGCTGTTCCTCGGTATCGACGTCGGCATGCCGGCGGGGCTCGCCTCGCTGGTGCTGCAGGCGCAGGCCTTCTTCACCGCCATCTTCGCCGCCTTCGTGCTGGGCGACCGGCCGGGGCCGCGGCAGATCGGCGGCATGGTGGTCGCCTTCGCCGGCGTCGGGCTGATCGCGCTGGAGATGCCGGCGGGCGATTCGCTGCTCGGCCTCGGCCTGACGCTGGCGGCGGCGGCGGCCTGGGGCGTGTCGAACATCGTCATGAAGCAGGCCAAGGCGCCCGACCTGTTCAGCCTGATGGTCTGGGTCAGCCTGATCCCGCCCTTGCCGCTGCTGGCGATGTCGCTGGCGCTGGAAGGGCCGGACCGCATCGTCCATGCCTTCACCACCCTGACGCCGGTCGGGGTCGGCTCGCTGGTCTACATCGCGGCGGCGGCGACGCTGTTCGGCTTCGCCGCCTGGGGCTTCCTGATGCGGCATTACCCGGCCAGCCTGGTCGCCCCCTTCTCGCTGCTGGTGCCGATCTTCGGCATGAGTTCCAGCGCGCTTCTGCTGGGCGAGACCTTCACCGCGGCGAAGCTGGCCGGCGGGCTGCTGGTCTTCGCCGGGCTGGCGCTGTCGGTTCTGAAGCTGCCGTCCCCGGTGCGGGCGCGGGCCTGA
- a CDS encoding HD domain-containing phosphohydrolase, producing MNILIVDDDRTNLFIMAAIVRRLDDAEPVSMESPLDAVEWLRGNEPDLILLDQMMPDMDGMELLRHIRDDGRLDNVPVVMVTANTAVDIRVRALDEGCNDFLTKPVVVPEVQARLRNLLALRQSRALLRDRAALLADEVERVTAVLQRQGEELVKRLSRASEYRDPETGAHIERMALYSRLIAEAAGCGGAYAQELMKAAPMHDIGKIGIPDMILLKPGRLTPEEMTVMRQHAAMGHRILANSDIPLLRLAAEIALSHHEKFDGTGYPNGVAGTAIPLSGRIVAIADVFDALTSTRPYKRSWTLEEARAYLVQNRGLHFDPSLLDAFLSRWDDVCRIHHENADELPALIPEEA from the coding sequence GTGAACATCCTCATCGTCGATGACGACCGCACCAACCTGTTTATCATGGCCGCCATCGTCCGCCGGCTGGACGATGCCGAACCGGTCTCGATGGAAAGCCCGCTCGACGCCGTCGAGTGGCTGCGCGGGAACGAGCCCGACCTGATCCTTTTGGACCAGATGATGCCGGACATGGACGGCATGGAACTGCTGCGCCACATCCGCGACGATGGGCGGCTGGACAATGTCCCGGTGGTGATGGTCACCGCCAACACGGCGGTCGACATCCGCGTGCGGGCGCTGGACGAGGGTTGCAACGATTTCCTGACCAAGCCGGTCGTCGTGCCGGAGGTGCAGGCGCGGCTGCGCAACCTGCTGGCCCTGCGCCAGAGCCGCGCCCTGCTGCGGGACCGCGCCGCCCTGCTGGCCGACGAGGTGGAGCGGGTGACCGCCGTCCTCCAGCGCCAGGGGGAGGAGCTGGTCAAACGCCTGTCGCGCGCGTCCGAATACCGTGATCCCGAAACCGGCGCCCATATCGAACGGATGGCGCTCTATTCGCGGCTGATCGCCGAAGCGGCCGGCTGCGGCGGCGCCTATGCCCAGGAGCTGATGAAGGCGGCGCCGATGCACGACATCGGCAAGATCGGCATTCCCGATATGATCCTGCTGAAGCCGGGTCGCCTGACCCCGGAAGAGATGACGGTGATGCGCCAGCATGCCGCCATGGGTCATCGCATCCTGGCCAACAGCGACATCCCGCTTCTGCGTCTGGCGGCGGAAATCGCGCTCAGCCACCATGAGAAATTTGACGGAACGGGCTATCCCAACGGCGTGGCCGGGACCGCGATCCCGCTGTCCGGCCGCATCGTCGCCATCGCCGACGTGTTCGATGCCCTGACCTCCACCCGCCCCTACAAGCGGTCATGGACGCTGGAGGAGGCGCGCGCCTATCTGGTCCAGAACCGTGGCCTGCATTTCGACCCGTCCCTGCTCGACGCCTTCCTGTCGCGCTGGGACGATGTCTGCAGGATCCACCACGAGAACGCCGACGAACTGCCGGCGCTCATCCCCGAAGAGGCATGA
- the dnaE gene encoding DNA polymerase III subunit alpha — MPHADFIHLRVHSAYSLSEGAIKVKELVKLCLKQQMPAVAVTDTGNLFGALEFALAASDAGVQPIIGTVLGITRVGPAQAKPGLPGKAAATPDQLVLLCQNEEGYRNLTALVSKAFLESDPLAGPQVTLDALEGRSAGLIALTGGPGGSVGRLLHEGQKDLALDVLERLKRLFPGRLYVELQRHEGGRGHFATVENAVEPALIDLAYAHDLPLVATNDCYFATEDMYEAHDALLCIAEGAYLSQEDRRRLTPDHRFKSAEEMRLLFADLPEAVDNTVAIARRCSFLLKPIKPILPPFACEGGRTEDDELRAQSRAGLEMRLEKVVFTPDMTPEQREETRKTYFERLEFELDVIVKMKFPGYFLIVSDFIKWAKNQDIPVGPGRGSGAGSVVAWALTITDLDPLRFGLLFERFLNPERVSMPDFDIDFCQDRREEVIRYVQNKYGYDRVAQIITFGKLQARAVLRDVGRVLQMPYGQVDKICKMVPNNPANPVTLQQALDSEEMLRQARDSDDTVRHLIDIALKLEGLYRHASTHAAGVVIGDRPLQELVPLYRDPRSDMPVTQFNMKYVEQAGLVKFDFLGLKTLTVLKTAVDLIPEKPDLTTVPLDDEKSYQLLSRAEATGVFQLESSGMRDVLRRLKPNRLEDIIALVSLYRPGPMDNIPKYIRVKNGEEKADYMHDSLEGILKETFGIMIYQEQVMQIAQVLSGYSLGGADLLRRAMGKKIKEEMDNQRKIFCDGAEARGVKADLASMIFDQVMKFAGYGFNKSHAAAYALVAYHTAYLKANHPVEFMAASMTLDLGNTDKLNVFRQELARLRIKLLTPDINRSDSIFGVEQLPDGTKAVRYALAAVKGVGQPAMRAVVEERRKNGPFKSLFDFARRLDLKTINKRQLENLACAGAFDGLNPNRAQVHAALETIIRYAQAEAAERDSGIGNLFGSGLGGGGGGLPEPEMPKVKDWEPLEKLKHEFGAIGFYLSAHPLDAYSGPLGRMKVVRSAELQTAIAKGGSTRYKMAGIVVSKKEKTAKSGNRFAFVELSDATGGYEVTLFSEVLAANRDLLEPGRPVLMTVDAQLNGEEVRLTCQEIKPLEEAVASVSAGLRVVLRDPGPIEHLRATLDRLSRGKSRINVLVEVDPLKEIEIELPGSYTITAQSRSALKAVPGVVEVAEL; from the coding sequence ATGCCCCACGCCGACTTCATCCACCTGCGCGTCCATTCCGCCTATTCGCTGTCGGAAGGTGCGATCAAGGTGAAGGAGCTGGTCAAGCTCTGCCTGAAACAGCAGATGCCGGCCGTTGCGGTCACCGACACCGGCAACCTGTTCGGCGCGCTGGAATTCGCGCTGGCGGCATCCGATGCCGGCGTTCAGCCGATCATCGGCACCGTGCTGGGCATCACCCGCGTCGGCCCGGCCCAGGCGAAACCGGGACTGCCCGGCAAGGCGGCGGCCACCCCCGACCAGCTCGTCCTGCTCTGCCAGAACGAGGAGGGCTACCGCAACCTGACCGCGCTGGTGTCCAAGGCCTTCCTGGAGTCGGACCCGTTGGCCGGCCCGCAGGTGACGCTGGACGCGCTGGAGGGACGCTCTGCCGGGCTGATCGCGCTGACCGGCGGCCCCGGCGGCTCGGTCGGCCGGCTGCTGCATGAGGGGCAGAAGGATCTGGCGCTCGACGTCCTGGAACGTTTGAAGCGCCTCTTCCCCGGCCGCCTCTATGTCGAGCTGCAGCGGCACGAGGGCGGGCGCGGCCATTTCGCCACGGTGGAGAACGCCGTCGAGCCGGCGCTGATCGACCTCGCCTATGCCCACGACCTGCCGCTGGTCGCCACCAACGACTGCTATTTCGCCACGGAGGACATGTACGAGGCGCACGACGCGCTGCTCTGCATCGCCGAGGGCGCCTATCTCAGCCAGGAGGACCGCCGCCGCCTGACCCCCGACCACCGCTTCAAGTCGGCGGAGGAGATGCGGCTGCTGTTCGCCGATTTGCCGGAGGCGGTGGACAACACGGTCGCCATCGCCCGGCGCTGCTCCTTCCTGCTGAAGCCGATCAAGCCGATCCTGCCGCCCTTTGCCTGCGAAGGCGGCCGGACCGAGGATGACGAGCTGCGCGCCCAGTCGCGCGCCGGCCTGGAGATGCGGCTGGAGAAGGTCGTCTTCACGCCCGACATGACGCCGGAACAGCGCGAGGAGACCCGCAAGACCTATTTCGAGCGGCTGGAGTTCGAGCTGGACGTCATCGTCAAGATGAAGTTCCCCGGCTACTTCCTGATCGTGTCGGACTTCATCAAATGGGCGAAGAACCAGGACATCCCCGTCGGTCCGGGCCGCGGGTCGGGCGCCGGCTCCGTCGTCGCCTGGGCGCTGACCATCACCGACCTCGACCCGCTGCGCTTCGGCCTACTGTTCGAGCGCTTCCTGAACCCCGAACGCGTGTCGATGCCCGACTTCGACATCGACTTCTGCCAGGACCGCCGCGAAGAGGTCATCCGCTACGTCCAGAACAAGTACGGCTACGACCGCGTCGCCCAGATCATCACCTTCGGTAAGCTCCAGGCCCGCGCCGTGCTGCGCGACGTCGGCCGCGTGCTGCAGATGCCCTACGGGCAGGTCGACAAGATCTGCAAGATGGTGCCGAACAACCCGGCCAACCCGGTGACGCTGCAGCAGGCGCTGGACAGCGAGGAGATGCTGCGGCAGGCGCGCGACAGCGACGACACCGTGCGCCACCTGATCGACATCGCGCTGAAGCTGGAGGGTCTCTACCGCCACGCCTCGACCCACGCCGCCGGCGTGGTGATCGGCGACCGGCCCTTGCAGGAGCTGGTGCCGCTCTACCGAGACCCGCGCTCCGACATGCCGGTCACCCAGTTCAACATGAAGTATGTCGAACAGGCCGGTCTGGTGAAGTTCGACTTCCTCGGCCTGAAGACGCTGACCGTGCTGAAAACGGCGGTCGACCTGATCCCCGAGAAGCCGGACCTGACCACCGTCCCGCTGGACGACGAGAAGAGCTACCAGCTGCTCAGCCGCGCCGAGGCGACCGGCGTGTTCCAGTTGGAAAGCTCCGGCATGCGCGACGTTCTGCGCCGGCTGAAGCCGAACCGGCTGGAGGACATCATCGCGCTGGTGTCGCTCTACCGTCCCGGCCCGATGGACAACATCCCGAAATACATCCGGGTGAAGAACGGCGAGGAAAAAGCCGACTACATGCATGACAGCCTGGAAGGCATCCTGAAGGAAACCTTCGGGATCATGATCTACCAGGAACAGGTTATGCAGATCGCCCAGGTGCTGTCCGGCTATTCGCTGGGCGGCGCCGATCTTCTGCGCCGCGCCATGGGCAAGAAGATCAAGGAGGAGATGGACAACCAGCGCAAGATCTTCTGCGACGGCGCCGAGGCACGCGGCGTGAAGGCCGATCTGGCCAGCATGATCTTCGATCAGGTCATGAAGTTCGCCGGCTACGGCTTCAACAAGTCGCACGCCGCCGCCTATGCCCTGGTCGCCTATCACACCGCCTATCTCAAGGCGAACCACCCGGTGGAGTTCATGGCGGCGTCGATGACGCTCGACCTCGGCAACACCGACAAGCTGAACGTCTTCCGGCAGGAGCTGGCGCGGCTGCGCATCAAGCTGCTGACGCCGGACATCAACAGGTCCGATTCCATCTTCGGGGTGGAACAGCTGCCCGACGGCACCAAGGCGGTGCGCTACGCGCTGGCCGCCGTCAAGGGCGTAGGCCAGCCCGCCATGAGGGCGGTGGTGGAGGAGCGGCGGAAGAACGGCCCGTTCAAGAGCCTGTTCGACTTCGCCCGCCGCCTGGATTTGAAGACCATCAACAAGCGCCAGCTTGAGAATCTCGCCTGTGCCGGCGCCTTCGACGGGCTGAACCCCAACCGCGCCCAGGTCCATGCCGCGCTGGAGACCATCATCCGCTACGCCCAGGCGGAGGCGGCGGAGCGCGACAGCGGCATCGGCAACCTGTTCGGCAGTGGATTGGGGGGCGGTGGCGGCGGCCTGCCCGAACCCGAAATGCCCAAGGTCAAGGATTGGGAACCGCTGGAAAAGCTGAAGCACGAGTTCGGTGCCATCGGCTTCTACCTGTCGGCCCACCCGCTCGACGCCTATTCCGGCCCGCTCGGCCGCATGAAGGTGGTGCGCTCGGCCGAACTGCAGACCGCCATCGCGAAGGGCGGCTCCACCCGCTACAAGATGGCGGGCATCGTCGTCTCGAAGAAGGAGAAGACCGCCAAGTCCGGCAACCGCTTCGCCTTCGTCGAGCTGTCGGACGCCACCGGCGGCTACGAGGTGACGCTGTTCTCCGAGGTGCTGGCCGCCAACCGCGACCTGCTGGAGCCCGGCCGCCCGGTGCTGATGACGGTGGACGCCCAGCTGAACGGCGAGGAGGTCCGCCTCACCTGCCAGGAGATCAAGCCGCTGGAGGAGGCCGTCGCCTCGGTCAGCGCCGGCCTGCGCGTCGTCCTGCGCGACCCCGGCCCGATCGAGCATCTGCGCGCCACGCTCGACCGGCTGTCGCGCGGCAAGAGCCGCATCAACGTGCTGGTGGAGGTCGACCCGCTGAAGGAGATCGAGATCGAGTTGCCCGGCAGCTACACCATCACCGCGCAGAGCCGCTCGGCCCTGAAGGCGGTGCCGGGCGTGGTGGAGGTGGCGGAGCTTTGA
- the ggt gene encoding gamma-glutamyltransferase produces the protein MWFPAIRSRSAVAALAALCVGSALVLPVPALAQKATSAPASVRYDIGYDIFYPVRGQNGMVASEHRLATEIGVDILKRGGNAVDAAVAVGFALAVVLPNAGNVGGGGFMVVHDAKSGKDVAIDFREMAPAKAFRDMYLDQQGKVVPDRSLYTHLAVGIPGTVAGLAHALEKYGTMKLADVMAPAIKLAREGYTVTPQLAGLLEVERDHLAAWDATKSIFFKDGRPLTAGETLANPDLANSLEMIAQQGAKAFYEGAIAEKIAAEMAKHGGYITKEDLKAYKVVEREPVSGTYRGYTVKSMPPPSSGGTHIIQMLNILERWPLKDYGPDSAKAIHLMAEAMKLAYADRSEYLGDPDFTKVPVKGLTSRKYADELAAKIDPEKATPASSIKPGKPAPYESDQTTHFSVADSQGNVVSTTYTLNLNFGSGIVAEGTGILLNNEMDDFSAKPGVANAFGLVGGDANAVQPYKRPLSSMSPTIVLKDGKPWLVTGSPGGSRIITTTMETVIDHIDFNMNPAEAAALPRVHHQWTPDELRVEKGLSPDTVRLLEQMGHKVAVKPTMGRTQTIQLRDDGLYGYSDPRNPDGMTLGY, from the coding sequence ATGTGGTTCCCCGCTATTCGATCCCGTTCCGCCGTTGCGGCGTTGGCGGCGCTCTGCGTCGGTTCGGCACTCGTGCTGCCGGTGCCGGCGCTCGCCCAGAAGGCCACCTCCGCACCGGCCTCGGTCCGCTACGACATCGGCTACGACATCTTCTATCCGGTTCGCGGCCAGAACGGGATGGTCGCCTCCGAACACCGGCTGGCGACGGAGATCGGCGTCGACATCCTCAAGCGCGGCGGCAATGCGGTCGATGCGGCGGTGGCCGTCGGCTTCGCCCTGGCGGTGGTGCTGCCGAACGCCGGCAATGTCGGCGGCGGCGGCTTCATGGTCGTCCATGACGCCAAGAGCGGCAAGGACGTCGCCATCGACTTCCGCGAGATGGCCCCGGCCAAGGCCTTCCGCGACATGTATCTCGATCAGCAGGGCAAGGTGGTCCCCGACCGCTCGCTCTACACCCATCTGGCGGTCGGCATCCCCGGCACCGTCGCCGGGCTGGCCCATGCGCTGGAAAAATACGGCACGATGAAGCTGGCCGACGTGATGGCCCCGGCGATCAAGCTGGCGCGGGAAGGCTACACCGTCACCCCGCAGCTGGCCGGCCTGCTGGAGGTCGAGCGCGACCATCTGGCGGCGTGGGACGCCACCAAATCCATCTTCTTCAAGGACGGCCGGCCGCTGACCGCCGGCGAGACGCTGGCCAACCCCGACCTCGCCAACTCGCTGGAGATGATCGCCCAGCAGGGGGCGAAGGCCTTCTATGAAGGCGCCATCGCCGAGAAGATCGCGGCGGAAATGGCCAAGCATGGCGGGTACATCACCAAGGAGGACCTGAAGGCCTACAAGGTGGTGGAGCGCGAGCCGGTCAGCGGCACCTACCGCGGCTATACGGTCAAGTCGATGCCGCCGCCCAGCTCCGGCGGGACGCACATCATCCAGATGCTGAACATCCTGGAACGCTGGCCGCTGAAGGACTACGGCCCCGACAGCGCCAAGGCGATCCACCTGATGGCGGAGGCGATGAAGCTCGCCTATGCCGACCGCTCCGAATATCTGGGCGATCCCGACTTCACCAAGGTGCCGGTGAAGGGCCTGACCTCGCGCAAATACGCCGACGAGCTGGCGGCGAAGATCGATCCGGAGAAGGCGACGCCGGCCAGCAGCATCAAGCCCGGCAAGCCGGCGCCCTACGAGAGCGACCAGACCACCCATTTCTCGGTGGCGGACAGCCAGGGCAACGTGGTCAGCACCACCTACACGCTGAACCTCAACTTCGGCAGCGGCATCGTCGCCGAGGGCACCGGCATCCTGCTGAACAACGAGATGGACGATTTCTCGGCCAAGCCGGGCGTGGCCAACGCCTTCGGCCTGGTCGGCGGCGACGCCAACGCCGTCCAGCCCTACAAGCGGCCGCTCAGCTCGATGTCGCCGACCATCGTGCTGAAGGACGGCAAGCCCTGGCTGGTCACCGGCAGCCCCGGCGGCAGCCGCATCATCACCACCACGATGGAGACGGTGATCGACCACATCGACTTCAACATGAACCCGGCCGAGGCCGCCGCCCTGCCGCGCGTCCATCACCAGTGGACCCCCGACGAGCTGCGGGTGGAGAAGGGTCTCAGCCCCGACACCGTGCGTCTGCTGGAGCAGATGGGCCACAAGGTGGCAGTGAAGCCGACGATGGGCCGCACCCAGACCATCCAGCTGCGCGACGACGGGCTGTACGGCTATTCCGACCCGCGCAACCCCGACGGCATGACGCTTGGATATTGA
- a CDS encoding DUF1624 domain-containing protein — protein MTAIGIAPAQQDLARSSRRPAIDVARGLALVAMAAYHGSWDATYFGFARFDLLGDPLWLAARAVILSSFLLLAGIGLVLATRDGLDPQRFLRRLGRVAAGAAAVSAASYALFPDSPIFFGVLHHIAVASVIGLAFVRLPAAMTLATAAAAVLIGTTQGLPLFDSPWLRWIGLTTVAPDSNDFVPLLPWIGGILAGIGLARLWPAMGEGVEVTSGAGRLLALAGRHSLAVYLLHQPLLFGIAWAAAQLSPVETPAARDFQAACVSSCERAGVASATCTANCRCVQSELARIGVWEGFVANRLSERDQRGLEAAVAACRKP, from the coding sequence ATGACGGCAATCGGCATTGCGCCGGCACAACAGGACCTCGCGCGCAGCTCCCGCCGTCCGGCCATCGACGTGGCGCGCGGGCTGGCGCTGGTCGCGATGGCGGCCTATCACGGCAGCTGGGACGCCACCTATTTCGGGTTCGCCCGCTTCGACCTGCTGGGCGACCCGCTGTGGCTGGCGGCGCGCGCCGTGATCCTGTCGAGCTTCCTGCTGCTGGCCGGCATCGGGCTGGTGCTGGCGACCCGCGACGGCCTCGATCCGCAGCGCTTCCTGCGTCGTCTGGGACGGGTGGCGGCGGGGGCCGCGGCGGTGTCGGCGGCGTCCTATGCCCTGTTCCCCGACAGCCCGATCTTCTTCGGCGTGCTGCATCACATCGCGGTGGCGAGCGTCATCGGCCTCGCCTTCGTCCGCCTGCCGGCCGCCATGACCCTGGCGACGGCGGCTGCCGCGGTGCTGATCGGGACGACGCAAGGCCTCCCGCTGTTCGACAGCCCTTGGCTGCGCTGGATCGGGCTGACCACGGTGGCGCCGGACTCCAACGACTTCGTGCCGCTGCTGCCCTGGATCGGCGGCATTCTGGCCGGGATCGGGCTGGCGCGGCTGTGGCCGGCGATGGGCGAGGGCGTCGAGGTGACCAGCGGCGCCGGGCGGCTGCTGGCCCTGGCCGGGCGGCATAGCCTTGCGGTCTATCTGCTGCACCAGCCGCTGCTGTTCGGCATCGCCTGGGCCGCGGCGCAGCTGTCGCCGGTGGAGACGCCTGCCGCACGCGATTTCCAGGCGGCCTGCGTGTCGAGTTGCGAGCGCGCCGGGGTGGCGTCGGCGACCTGCACCGCCAATTGCCGCTGCGTGCAGTCGGAACTGGCGCGGATCGGGGTGTGGGAGGGGTTCGTCGCCAACCGCCTCAGCGAGCGCGATCAGCGCGGGCTGGAGGCCGCGGTCGCCGCCTGCCGCAAGCCCTGA
- a CDS encoding hybrid sensor histidine kinase/response regulator, producing the protein MISPERTAQPDGGTPVPPAYHWLAHLRASRPLRILLLIGGLSVAVLLTATIHYIVSMRERELAGAERELSTLNLSLAEQTASATQSVDLVLTTIIDQLKTDGIATPEDYVRRMGGRDTYQMLRARISGLPQLDAVTMIAADGHLINFSRYYPIPPVNVSDRDYFAYLRDHDTDEPFISEPVRNRGNGSWTIYLARRISGPDGGFVGLVLGAIELSYFERIYKALQPDGDGSISLWRRDGILLARHPMMPDIGRAVGQRQFLTVLERAKSGVFLSAKGLNDGARLVATRALADYPLVVNVTRRLDAVLSEWRIQAWTIGAAGTAGIAALLLSLWALARQFSAYEAATWAMDAARRAVEGREQAEHALRQSQKMEAIGQLTGGVAHDFNNLLQAIGINLHVIDSRTEDERITGPARLALQAVERGATLTQHLLAFSRRQQLRPVPVDVAALVERVSRLLGRTLGQSVRIETEVAPDLWPAMIDPTQLEMAVLNLALNARDAMPGGGTLWILAGNRSVGAGPVLGMAAGDYVVLRVRDTGTGMPAEVQARAFEPFFTTKEVGRGTGLGLSMVHGLATQSGGGVELDSRQGLGTTVTLYLPRARQEADAPSVGSATPPAPETARPDATGIGEGCAVLLVDDEELVRSATAGYLEQAGFAVREAADAAAALSLLDHGFRPDVIVTDHMMPGMTGLEMARTLRARHDATPILMVTGYAEDLTSTAAAQEVELTVLSKPIEPSRLVRSIRDMAAVEG; encoded by the coding sequence TTGATCTCTCCCGAAAGGACCGCGCAGCCGGACGGTGGCACGCCGGTTCCGCCGGCCTATCATTGGTTGGCCCATCTGCGCGCCAGCCGGCCGTTACGCATCCTGCTGCTGATCGGCGGGCTGTCGGTCGCCGTGCTGCTGACGGCGACGATCCACTACATCGTCAGCATGCGCGAGCGCGAACTGGCGGGGGCGGAGCGCGAGCTGTCCACCCTGAACCTGTCGCTGGCGGAACAGACGGCCAGCGCGACGCAGAGCGTCGATCTGGTGCTGACCACGATCATCGATCAACTGAAGACCGACGGCATCGCCACGCCCGAAGACTATGTCCGCCGGATGGGCGGGCGCGACACCTACCAGATGCTGCGGGCGCGGATCTCCGGACTGCCGCAGTTGGACGCGGTGACGATGATCGCCGCCGACGGCCACCTGATCAACTTCTCGCGCTATTACCCGATTCCGCCGGTCAACGTGTCCGACCGGGATTATTTCGCCTATCTGCGCGACCACGATACCGACGAGCCCTTCATCAGCGAACCGGTGCGCAACCGCGGCAACGGCAGCTGGACCATCTATCTGGCCCGCCGGATCAGCGGCCCGGACGGCGGTTTCGTCGGGCTGGTGCTGGGCGCCATCGAACTGAGCTATTTCGAGCGGATCTACAAGGCGCTGCAGCCGGACGGCGACGGCAGCATCAGCCTGTGGCGGCGCGACGGCATCCTGCTGGCCCGCCATCCGATGATGCCGGACATCGGCCGGGCGGTGGGCCAGCGCCAGTTCCTGACGGTGCTGGAGCGCGCGAAGTCCGGCGTCTTCCTGTCCGCCAAGGGGCTGAACGACGGCGCCCGTCTGGTGGCGACGCGGGCGCTGGCCGACTATCCGCTGGTCGTCAACGTCACCCGCAGGCTGGACGCGGTGCTGAGCGAGTGGCGCATCCAGGCCTGGACCATCGGCGCCGCCGGAACCGCCGGCATCGCGGCGCTGCTGCTGTCGTTGTGGGCGCTGGCCCGCCAGTTCAGCGCGTACGAGGCGGCGACCTGGGCGATGGACGCCGCCCGCCGCGCCGTGGAGGGCCGGGAGCAGGCCGAACACGCCCTGCGCCAGAGCCAGAAGATGGAGGCGATCGGCCAGCTGACCGGCGGCGTCGCCCATGATTTCAACAACCTGCTGCAGGCCATCGGCATCAATCTGCACGTCATCGACAGCCGCACCGAGGACGAGCGCATCACCGGCCCGGCGCGGCTGGCCCTGCAGGCGGTGGAGCGGGGGGCGACCCTGACCCAGCATCTGCTGGCCTTCTCGCGCCGGCAGCAGCTTCGCCCGGTCCCGGTCGACGTCGCGGCGCTGGTGGAGCGGGTCAGCCGCCTGCTCGGCCGCACGCTGGGCCAGTCGGTGCGGATCGAGACGGAGGTCGCACCCGACCTGTGGCCGGCGATGATCGACCCGACCCAGCTGGAAATGGCGGTGCTGAACCTGGCGCTGAACGCCCGCGACGCCATGCCCGGCGGCGGCACGCTGTGGATCCTGGCCGGCAACCGGTCGGTCGGCGCCGGGCCCGTGCTCGGGATGGCGGCCGGCGACTATGTCGTGCTGCGGGTGCGCGACACCGGCACCGGCATGCCGGCCGAGGTGCAGGCCCGCGCCTTCGAACCCTTCTTCACCACCAAGGAGGTCGGGCGCGGCACCGGGCTGGGTCTCAGTATGGTGCATGGGCTGGCGACCCAGTCCGGTGGCGGGGTGGAGCTGGACAGCCGGCAGGGGCTGGGCACCACGGTGACGCTCTATCTGCCGCGTGCGCGTCAGGAGGCGGATGCTCCTTCCGTCGGATCCGCGACCCCGCCGGCGCCGGAGACGGCGAGGCCGGACGCGACCGGCATCGGCGAAGGCTGCGCCGTCCTGCTGGTGGATGACGAGGAGCTGGTGCGCAGCGCCACCGCTGGCTATCTGGAGCAGGCGGGTTTCGCGGTGCGCGAGGCGGCCGACGCGGCGGCCGCCCTCTCGCTGCTCGACCACGGCTTCCGGCCGGACGTGATCGTCACCGACCACATGATGCCGGGGATGACCGGGCTGGAGATGGCCCGCACCCTGCGCGCCCGTCACGATGCGACGCCGATCCTGATGGTCACCGGCTATGCCGAGGATCTGACCTCCACCGCCGCGGCGCAGGAGGTGGAGCTGACCGTGCTGTCCAAGCCGATCGAACCGTCCCGGCTGGTCCGCTCCATCCGCGACATGGCGGCGGTGGAGGGCTGA
- a CDS encoding DUF2892 domain-containing protein: MNAQSTIRDAYDSVFEGHTNLGMGERIVSTGLGLAVAAGGLRKGASIPGAIMGLVGAALVARGMSGHCPVKERLSGHQHDRLGHDGPQGSYGESGHVGHSRMAETY, encoded by the coding sequence ATGAACGCCCAATCCACGATCCGCGACGCTTATGACAGCGTGTTCGAAGGCCACACCAACTTGGGCATGGGCGAGCGCATCGTCTCGACCGGTCTCGGCCTCGCCGTCGCGGCGGGCGGCCTGCGCAAGGGCGCCAGCATCCCCGGCGCCATCATGGGGCTGGTCGGCGCCGCCCTGGTCGCCCGCGGCATGAGCGGCCACTGCCCGGTCAAGGAGCGCCTGTCCGGCCACCAGCATGACCGGCTGGGCCATGACGGCCCCCAGGGCTCCTATGGCGAGTCGGGTCATGTCGGCCATTCGCGCATGGCGGAGACCTACTGA